One window from the genome of Bacillus rossius redtenbacheri isolate Brsri chromosome 17, Brsri_v3, whole genome shotgun sequence encodes:
- the LOC134540765 gene encoding uncharacterized protein LOC134540765 — MKTAAITLFAAALAASFQDYALGSEEEPHWIRKREVNCSEIPDIGSPWMNRVCCGRTIELLDERPHRHRGSHERRGHTHRGHGHHRSSWSSANNSSEEEHRRHEGSGRLVRIPRRAPRHELPRPDDPEERVRCIVEEQMQNEFLAADGRLNGQALGDHTVDLLTPNTTAWRPDKVREIVHSCVATPEQLVAEIPTNCTSGASDWIVCLLRQAIVHCPDEYWEDSVHCNSFREYLIACPNGPPPPPPRRRHRGRHAGGRGRPPP, encoded by the exons ATGAAGACCGCTGCGATAACCCTGTTTGCCGCTGCTCTG GCGGCATCGTTCCAAGACTATGCTTTGGGCAGTGAAGAGGAACCACATTGGATAAGGAAGAGGGAAGTCAACTGTTCCGAAATACCAGATATAGGAAGTCCA TGGATGAACAGGGTGTGCTGCGGAAGAACTATAGAGCTTCTGGACGAGAGACCTCACAGACACCGTGGATCACACGAAAGACGCGGACATACGCATAGAGGACATGGACACCACAGGTCTTCCTGGTCTTCGGCGAACAATTCTTCGGAGGAAGAACATCGTCGGCACGAAGGATCAGGACGCCTGGTCAGAATACCACGCAGAGCTCCCCGGCATGAGCTACCACGACCAG ATGATCCCGAAGAAAGGGTTAGG TGTATCGTCGAAGAACAGATGCAAAATGAATTTCTC GCGGCGGACGGCAGGCTGAACGGACAGGCCCTCGGAGACCACACGGTGGACCTGCTGACGCCTAACACGACAGCCTGGAGGCCCGACAAGGTCCGTGAGATCGTGCACAGCTGCGTGGCGACGCCAG AACAACTAGTGGCCGAGATACCCACAAACTGCACCTCAGGAGCTTCTGATTGGATAGTATGTTTACTTCGCCAAGCTATCGTG CACTGCCCGGACGAGTATTGGGAAGACA GCGTCCACTGCAACAGCTTCAGGGAATACCTGATCGCGTGTCCCAATGGGCCGCCCCCACCGCCTCCGCGGAGGCGGCACAGAGGCAGACATGCAGGCGGGCGCGGGAGACCGCCCCCATGA